In Streptomyces nodosus, one DNA window encodes the following:
- a CDS encoding DUF397 domain-containing protein, whose amino-acid sequence MSVQHSKAAVPEAAWIKSSYSTGNGGECVEAAPTSGAILVRDSKRPAVARLAFGAEAWAGFVRMAARR is encoded by the coding sequence ATGAGCGTGCAGCACAGCAAGGCGGCTGTGCCCGAGGCCGCTTGGATAAAGAGCAGCTACAGCACAGGCAACGGTGGTGAATGCGTCGAGGCCGCCCCGACCTCCGGAGCCATCCTCGTCAGGGACTCGAAGCGGCCCGCAGTGGCCAGGCTGGCGTTCGGCGCCGAAGCGTGGGCCGGCTTCGTGCGCATGGCCGCCCGGCGCTGA